The Deinococcus aerophilus genome segment TGGCGACTGAACGACAGGCTCAGGCGCACCAGATGCGCCACCCGCAGGCGCAACGTGGCATTGAACCGCTCGATGTGCCGTGTGCCACCAATGACGTGCCGTGCGCCAAAAACCACGCCTTTATAGGCTGCCAGGCGGTCTGTGTGACAGACCGCACCGAGATAGGGAGTGGGCAGGCCCTCCCACTACGGTGCCCTTCGTCTGGACCGCCCTCAACCACGATGGGGGGCGGCGCATTCAGCTGGCGTCCAGGCTTCTGAAGGCCCTTCCAACGTCTCGCCGGAAGGGCCTGGTGGCCGACCGGAAGTTCACCGAGTGGTTCCGCTCCCCGAAACGCAAGAGGATCAAGCGAGCGATGTGCATTCGGAAGAACGCTGTCGTCGACGAACTACGCGTCGATACATGTGAGGGTTGGACAGGCGCGCTGCCTGGCTGAGCGAGTCAATGTGTACGGCGAGGTGATGCACGCCCGTGGCCACCAGGTCCCCCGCGGGGACCTGGTGGCCATTGCCACGGATTTCAGTGTGTGGGACACGTGCATTCTGTATCAGGCGCGCTGGTCGG includes the following:
- a CDS encoding IS1 family transposase, whose amino-acid sequence is MPTPYLGAVCHTDRLAAYKGVVFGARHVIGGTRHIERFNATLRLRVAHLVRLSLSFSRQRAHLELLIWMFIPRYKASSR